The proteins below come from a single Iocasia fonsfrigidae genomic window:
- a CDS encoding 2'-5' RNA ligase family protein, protein MIESAVLAEELFVVLLPAGGVLERTAYLQKQIADTFQVYQEGYYPQLHITIDRIKKDHLAEAKKIIDNFVKKSKVVELGLDSFSCFNKSENNFLVLKLKETKSLRGFAVDLHEGLAKRGISSLKNYREWEFHITIISNLFARRPIPELDFNELCSYLEGQGDQTYTGWADTLEVWSPVPDSEEKCLLSYKLDN, encoded by the coding sequence ATGATAGAAAGTGCGGTGCTGGCGGAAGAATTATTTGTTGTTTTACTGCCAGCTGGCGGTGTTTTAGAAAGGACAGCTTATTTACAAAAACAAATAGCTGATACTTTTCAGGTGTATCAAGAGGGGTATTATCCACAACTTCATATTACTATTGATAGGATTAAAAAAGACCACTTAGCTGAGGCTAAAAAGATTATTGATAATTTTGTCAAAAAAAGTAAAGTAGTAGAGCTTGGTCTGGATAGTTTTTCCTGTTTTAATAAATCAGAGAATAATTTTCTGGTTTTGAAGTTGAAAGAGACAAAATCCTTGCGGGGATTTGCGGTGGACTTACATGAAGGGCTAGCGAAAAGGGGTATTTCCTCTCTGAAGAACTACCGGGAATGGGAGTTTCATATTACCATAATCAGTAATCTCTTTGCTCGCAGACCTATTCCAGAGCTGGACTTTAACGAACTTTGTTCTTACCTTGAGGGCCAAGGGGATCAAACCTATACTGGTTGGGCCGATACCCTTGAGGTGTGGAGTCCGGTTCCAGATTCTGAAGAAAAATGCCTGCTCAGTTATAAACTTGATAATTAG
- the nuoF gene encoding NADH-quinone oxidoreductase subunit NuoF, translating into MAVKDLKINRVNSLSNLGDIKQKFLKEKNTDHSMKIIIGMGTCGIAAGAQDVWDIVLEELDKQNIKNVSVKQTGCLGLCAREPLLEIRQGNTRVIYGNVNREKAKEIVNENVIEGRIIERWTIDEDDPFFEPQYRIVLKNCGLINPEDIEEAIASDAYMGLAKALTEMSPEEVIQEISDARLRGRGGAGFPTGVKWRFAYNNESAQKYIICNADEGDPGAFMDRSVLEGDPHRLIEGMAIAAYAIGASQGYIYCRAEYPLAIKRLKKAIAEAEILGLLGKNIFNSGFNFHLDIRLGAGAFVCGEETALMASIEGKRGEPKPKPPFPAEAGLWGKPTIINNVETLANVPDIIYRGKEWFKSIGTEDSPGTKVFALAGKVKNNGLVEIPMGTKLGEIIFDIGGGLENNGRFKAAQTGGPSGGCIPVQYLNVPIDYDSLQELGTIMGSGGLIVMDEQTCMVDLAKYFVDFCKDESCGKCTPCRIGTTRMLEILQKISNGEGSRDDLDLLIEMGEQIKDSAFCGLGQTAPNPVLSTIRYFRDEYLDHIENNYCEASRCAPLFNSPCQNSCPANVDIPVYIDLIRQGKYKEAYKIVQEENPLVLICGRVCYNLCEQACNRNSLDESLAIRELKRFASDYVLKNEGGFPVPSIKEEKREKIAIVGSGPAGLSAAFYLRKKGYQVTIFEALPVVGGMLAVGIPEYRLPKELLNEEITVLTTMGVEIVVDTKIGRDITLTELKESGYQAVFLAVGAHQDRKLGIDGEDLTGVYSGIEVLRDINLGKRLDIEKKKVAIVGGGNAAIDVARNVVRLGAEEVNVVYRRTREDMPAHREEIEEAEYEEVKLHCLVNPVKVIGEDGRVTGLECVRIKGGEFDNSGRRKPLTVKDSNYILEADLVISAVGQNVEEDFNEGELSIGLTDRALIEIDRQYTTSIPWVFAGGDCVSGPATVVEAIQGGKEAARSIDKYLGGDGKLVVRQRIDRKVSGSILEDERPRVKMPTILLSERKRGFKEVEKGYSEDQAVEEARRCLRCDVKNK; encoded by the coding sequence ATGGCAGTTAAGGATTTGAAAATAAACAGGGTAAATTCATTAAGTAATCTTGGTGATATTAAACAAAAATTCCTTAAAGAAAAAAACACTGATCATAGTATGAAAATAATTATAGGCATGGGAACCTGTGGAATTGCTGCCGGGGCTCAGGATGTCTGGGATATAGTCCTTGAGGAGCTTGATAAGCAGAATATAAAGAATGTGTCTGTAAAACAGACTGGTTGTCTGGGTTTGTGTGCTAGGGAGCCGTTACTGGAGATAAGGCAGGGTAATACCAGGGTTATTTATGGAAATGTAAACAGGGAGAAGGCCAAGGAAATTGTAAATGAAAATGTAATTGAAGGCAGGATTATAGAGAGATGGACAATTGATGAGGATGACCCCTTTTTTGAACCACAGTATAGAATTGTTTTGAAAAATTGCGGCCTCATTAATCCCGAAGATATTGAGGAGGCTATTGCCAGTGATGCCTATATGGGCCTTGCTAAGGCCCTAACAGAGATGAGTCCCGAGGAAGTCATTCAGGAAATAAGTGATGCCAGGCTCAGGGGGCGGGGTGGTGCAGGCTTTCCTACAGGTGTTAAATGGAGATTTGCTTATAATAATGAAAGTGCTCAAAAGTACATTATCTGTAATGCTGATGAGGGAGACCCTGGTGCTTTTATGGATAGGAGTGTTCTGGAAGGTGACCCACACCGTTTAATAGAAGGAATGGCTATTGCTGCTTATGCTATTGGGGCCAGTCAGGGGTATATATACTGTCGGGCAGAGTATCCACTGGCCATTAAACGCCTCAAAAAAGCAATTGCTGAGGCAGAGATTTTAGGTTTGTTAGGAAAGAATATCTTTAACAGTGGTTTTAATTTTCATCTTGATATTAGACTAGGGGCAGGGGCTTTTGTCTGTGGTGAAGAGACAGCCTTGATGGCTTCAATTGAAGGAAAGAGGGGGGAGCCAAAACCTAAACCACCCTTTCCAGCTGAAGCTGGTCTCTGGGGTAAACCCACTATTATAAATAATGTTGAGACCCTGGCCAATGTCCCAGATATTATTTACAGGGGTAAAGAGTGGTTTAAATCGATTGGGACTGAAGATAGCCCTGGTACAAAGGTATTTGCCCTGGCAGGGAAGGTGAAAAACAATGGTCTGGTTGAAATACCGATGGGTACAAAACTGGGAGAAATTATCTTTGATATTGGTGGTGGTCTTGAAAACAATGGTAGGTTCAAGGCGGCCCAGACAGGTGGTCCTTCTGGCGGGTGTATACCTGTACAGTATTTGAATGTGCCTATTGATTACGATTCCCTCCAAGAACTGGGGACGATTATGGGTTCAGGGGGTCTGATTGTGATGGATGAACAGACCTGTATGGTTGACCTGGCCAAATATTTTGTTGATTTTTGTAAAGATGAATCATGTGGTAAATGTACTCCCTGCCGTATAGGGACAACCAGAATGCTGGAGATCTTACAGAAAATATCTAATGGAGAGGGAAGTAGAGATGACCTGGATTTATTAATTGAAATGGGTGAACAGATAAAGGATTCTGCTTTCTGTGGTCTCGGACAGACAGCCCCAAATCCAGTTTTGAGTACAATCAGGTATTTTAGAGATGAGTATCTTGACCATATTGAGAATAATTATTGTGAGGCCTCCAGGTGTGCACCATTATTTAATTCACCATGTCAGAATTCATGTCCGGCAAATGTGGATATACCTGTTTATATTGATTTAATAAGACAGGGCAAGTATAAGGAGGCCTATAAGATTGTCCAGGAAGAAAATCCTCTGGTTCTTATTTGTGGTCGGGTTTGTTATAATCTCTGTGAACAGGCCTGTAATAGAAATTCCCTTGATGAATCACTGGCCATACGTGAACTAAAAAGATTTGCCAGTGATTATGTCCTGAAAAATGAGGGGGGGTTCCCTGTACCGTCAATTAAAGAGGAGAAGAGGGAAAAAATTGCTATTGTAGGTTCTGGTCCTGCTGGACTAAGTGCTGCCTTTTATTTGCGTAAAAAGGGTTATCAGGTAACAATTTTTGAAGCCCTACCAGTAGTTGGGGGTATGCTGGCAGTAGGAATACCAGAGTATCGTTTGCCGAAAGAGCTTCTCAATGAAGAAATAACAGTACTTACCACTATGGGAGTAGAAATAGTGGTTGATACCAAAATAGGTAGAGATATAACTTTAACTGAACTCAAAGAAAGTGGTTATCAAGCGGTTTTCCTGGCTGTTGGGGCCCATCAGGACCGTAAACTGGGTATTGATGGAGAGGATTTAACTGGTGTATATTCAGGTATTGAGGTACTCAGGGATATTAATCTGGGTAAAAGGCTTGATATTGAGAAAAAAAAGGTAGCTATTGTTGGTGGTGGCAATGCGGCGATCGATGTTGCCAGAAATGTAGTAAGGTTAGGGGCAGAAGAAGTTAATGTTGTTTATAGAAGGACCAGAGAGGATATGCCTGCCCACCGAGAAGAAATTGAAGAAGCAGAATATGAGGAAGTAAAACTACACTGTCTGGTTAACCCGGTGAAAGTGATTGGTGAAGATGGTCGGGTTACTGGCCTGGAATGTGTCAGGATAAAGGGCGGTGAATTTGATAATAGCGGCCGCAGAAAACCATTAACAGTTAAGGATTCTAATTATATCCTGGAGGCTGACCTGGTTATCTCTGCTGTCGGGCAGAATGTGGAAGAAGATTTTAATGAGGGAGAATTAAGTATTGGTCTGACTGATAGGGCTCTAATTGAAATAGACAGGCAGTATACTACCAGTATACCCTGGGTTTTTGCAGGTGGGGACTGTGTTAGTGGTCCAGCAACTGTTGTAGAGGCGATCCAGGGTGGTAAAGAGGCTGCCCGTTCAATTGATAAATACTTAGGTGGTGATGGAAAGCTAGTTGTCCGTCAGAGGATTGACCGCAAAGTATCTGGCTCTATTCTTGAAGATGAAAGACCAAGAGTGAAGATGCCTACTATATTGTTGTCAGAACGGAAGAGGGGTTTTAAAGAGGTTGAAAAGGGTTATTCAGAAGACCAGGCAGTTGAAGAGGCCAGACGTTGTCTGCGCTGTGATGTAAAAAATAAGTGA
- a CDS encoding AEC family transporter produces MSLEIVINQILVLFFIILIGYAARKKDLISEEINKGLSRIMMDITLPALIIYNIISVELSTELLNNLILLTVITFISYLFVLVLSSITSNKITKDPHRKTVFKTLLIFANVGYMGLPVLNAIYPDRGILYGIINNIIFNIILWTYGVYIFIQQDNPSSKGIKLNKILSNGLLAVIIGFILLGLNIKLGPIKDALNSLGGMTFPLSMLIIGSSLTNVKLSTIIKDKHIYYLSLLKLIIIPIIGLFILNQFNIPDILRNISVILLAMPSGAIGVILAEQYNGDYKFASEGVFITTLCSIVTIPLIIVLIDIL; encoded by the coding sequence TTGAGTTTAGAAATAGTAATTAATCAGATACTGGTTTTATTTTTTATTATCCTGATCGGCTATGCAGCCAGAAAAAAAGATTTAATTAGTGAGGAGATAAATAAGGGTCTTTCCCGCATAATGATGGATATAACCCTACCTGCCTTGATTATATATAATATAATAAGTGTAGAGTTAAGCACTGAATTGCTGAACAATCTAATTTTACTAACAGTTATTACATTTATTAGTTACCTCTTTGTTTTAGTATTATCCAGTATAACATCAAATAAGATAACAAAGGATCCACATAGAAAGACTGTCTTTAAAACCCTGCTTATTTTTGCTAATGTAGGTTATATGGGCCTACCAGTCCTTAATGCTATCTATCCTGATAGGGGCATATTGTACGGCATTATTAATAATATTATCTTCAATATTATTCTCTGGACATATGGTGTCTATATCTTTATCCAACAAGATAACCCTTCTTCCAAGGGGATTAAACTTAATAAAATACTTAGTAATGGTCTGCTGGCTGTAATCATTGGTTTTATTTTATTAGGACTAAATATCAAATTAGGCCCTATTAAAGACGCCCTTAACAGTCTGGGAGGAATGACCTTTCCACTATCTATGCTCATTATCGGCAGCTCTCTGACTAATGTCAAATTAAGCACCATTATCAAAGATAAACACATTTATTACCTGTCACTTTTAAAACTTATTATCATTCCAATTATTGGTCTTTTCATCTTAAATCAATTTAATATTCCTGATATTTTAAGGAATATTAGTGTTATACTACTTGCTATGCCATCAGGTGCTATTGGTGTAATCCTTGCCGAACAATATAATGGAGACTATAAATTCGCTTCAGAAGGGGTCTTTATCACCACACTCTGCTCTATAGTTACTATCCCCTTAATAATCGTATTAATAGATATTCTATAA
- a CDS encoding [Fe-Fe] hydrogenase large subunit C-terminal domain-containing protein, whose amino-acid sequence MSKKYNNSEDKRKAIFRELVRLAYDKRLKEKINEIPYRFSKNKTDQNEIASLKNNILVGMGLNPTAKYDTEMADSLETAFELESIKEPIVTVNKNICEECHDNSCTDICVNNTEEGLLIDSGRCISCGKCITHCPSRAIADKIEFIPIVKYFEEGIPVYANVAPAIAGQFGDHVTMGMLRTALKNIGFTDMVEVALFADILSLREADEYNKLVNHQDDFLITSCCCPVWINLLTKSYSELNDRLTKTVSPMIASGRFIKTIFPDAVTVFIGPCVAKKAEAKVPELKGAIDYVLTFDELKEIFQALTIDLTTLEEDNKEQSSYGGRVYARTGGVSEAVKITVERINPDRRLKFKARQADGVKDCKKLLDDIINGNIEANFIEGMGCKGGCVGGPKRNINIDKGRIQVNKYGEQAVIKNPIDNMNIVHILKYISGVSKKEEKIIDQLSYDNLLLREYEKD is encoded by the coding sequence ATGTCAAAAAAATATAATAATTCTGAAGATAAAAGAAAGGCTATCTTCAGAGAATTAGTTAGACTTGCCTATGATAAAAGACTTAAAGAAAAAATCAATGAAATCCCCTACCGTTTCTCTAAAAATAAAACTGATCAAAATGAAATAGCTTCCCTGAAAAATAATATCTTAGTCGGTATGGGGCTGAACCCTACTGCTAAGTATGATACTGAAATGGCTGATAGCCTTGAGACTGCTTTTGAACTGGAAAGTATTAAAGAACCTATTGTAACAGTTAACAAAAACATCTGTGAAGAATGCCATGATAATTCCTGTACAGATATCTGTGTTAACAACACAGAAGAAGGGCTTTTAATTGATAGTGGAAGGTGTATCTCCTGTGGTAAATGCATTACCCACTGCCCTTCCAGAGCTATTGCTGACAAAATTGAATTTATTCCCATAGTAAAATACTTTGAAGAAGGGATCCCTGTTTACGCAAATGTCGCCCCAGCCATTGCCGGCCAATTCGGTGATCATGTAACAATGGGTATGCTACGTACTGCCCTTAAAAATATTGGTTTTACAGACATGGTTGAAGTGGCTCTTTTTGCCGATATATTAAGTCTAAGAGAGGCTGATGAATACAATAAACTGGTTAATCATCAGGATGACTTTTTAATAACCTCCTGCTGTTGCCCAGTATGGATTAACCTCCTAACTAAAAGCTACTCAGAACTAAATGATAGATTAACTAAAACCGTTTCACCAATGATTGCTTCAGGGAGATTTATCAAAACTATCTTTCCTGATGCTGTCACCGTCTTCATCGGCCCCTGTGTAGCCAAAAAAGCCGAAGCAAAGGTTCCAGAGTTAAAAGGTGCCATCGATTATGTGCTTACTTTTGATGAGCTTAAAGAAATATTTCAGGCTTTGACAATTGATTTAACTACTTTAGAAGAAGATAATAAAGAACAGTCTTCTTATGGTGGAAGGGTATATGCCAGGACAGGTGGTGTAAGTGAGGCAGTAAAAATAACAGTTGAGCGTATTAACCCGGATCGAAGATTAAAATTCAAAGCACGACAGGCAGATGGGGTTAAAGACTGTAAAAAACTCCTGGATGACATTATAAATGGTAATATTGAGGCAAACTTTATAGAAGGTATGGGTTGTAAGGGGGGATGTGTAGGGGGACCAAAACGAAATATTAATATTGATAAAGGCCGAATACAGGTGAACAAGTATGGGGAACAGGCAGTTATCAAAAATCCTATTGACAATATGAATATTGTTCATATCTTAAAATACATCAGTGGAGTGAGTAAAAAAGAAGAGAAAATAATCGATCAATTATCATATGACAATTTACTCCTCCGTGAATATGAAAAAGATTGA
- a CDS encoding NADH-quinone oxidoreductase subunit NuoE family protein, with protein MSALLEKELQELKEVDWSRVSTKLAEIVKEREEESVIDIVHQELEGIIEKNRGQEDALLEVLHQAQELIGFVPKAVQKKIARGLKITPGEVASVMSFYAHFSERPKGKYQIALCKGTACYVKGSAEIIEKIKSKYNLEAGETTDDGLLSLEVVRCLGACGLGPVMTVNGKAHGLLNPEKAVNIVEKYKKGEI; from the coding sequence ATGTCAGCACTACTTGAAAAAGAACTCCAGGAACTAAAGGAAGTGGATTGGAGTCGGGTGAGTACTAAATTAGCAGAGATAGTAAAAGAACGGGAAGAGGAATCAGTAATTGATATTGTACATCAGGAACTGGAGGGGATTATAGAAAAAAACAGGGGACAGGAAGATGCCCTGTTGGAAGTCCTTCACCAGGCACAGGAATTAATAGGTTTTGTTCCTAAGGCTGTTCAGAAAAAGATTGCCAGGGGATTAAAGATAACCCCAGGTGAGGTAGCCAGTGTTATGTCTTTTTATGCACATTTTTCGGAAAGGCCCAAGGGTAAGTATCAGATTGCACTTTGTAAAGGAACTGCCTGTTATGTTAAGGGCTCAGCGGAAATTATAGAAAAAATAAAGTCAAAATATAATCTTGAGGCTGGTGAAACAACAGATGATGGTTTGTTATCACTTGAAGTAGTCAGGTGTCTTGGTGCCTGTGGATTAGGACCGGTTATGACAGTAAATGGTAAGGCGCACGGTTTATTGAATCCAGAAAAAGCCGTCAATATTGTTGAAAAATACAAAAAGGGAGAGATCTAA
- a CDS encoding MATE family efflux transporter, translating into MQSAKKSDRLGQEAIIPLLFRLAIPSIIAMFIQSMYNVVDSIYVGRYSKEALAALSLAYPVQLILIAIAVGTGVGTSTYISRQLGQGNKDNAENAAEHILHITAVYGIIVALFGYFFSDILMAWFTDDQQLITMGTEYIRIILIGAIALFIPMIGNNILRGEGNTFLPMITMLIGSVINIVLDPFLIFGIGFFPRMGVSGAALATVFSRVISGSFLLFILFSNKNELKINLRKMDFNLSIIKSIYIVGLPAMVMQLLASAMLIAINKFILAPHSDVAIAVGGIYIRLQSFVFMPVFGLNQGYMPIMGYNFGHKNPERMKKTMKAAFLIATAFTLLGFLIFQLFPKQLIMAFSEDTDLITMGTTALKRISLAFPIIGISIIISTTFQSLGSGLPSLLLSIIRQIIILLPVMYYLGQWFGFNKIWYAFPLSEFISLILGAGWLYFRLKKVFSYLRE; encoded by the coding sequence TTGCAATCAGCTAAAAAGTCGGACCGTCTGGGCCAGGAAGCAATTATACCCTTACTCTTTAGATTAGCTATACCATCAATTATTGCTATGTTTATTCAATCAATGTATAATGTAGTAGACAGTATTTATGTAGGGCGTTATAGTAAGGAAGCCCTAGCAGCACTCTCACTGGCCTACCCTGTTCAGCTTATCCTAATAGCTATTGCTGTAGGGACAGGTGTTGGTACCAGTACATATATATCACGTCAGTTAGGTCAAGGTAATAAAGATAACGCTGAAAATGCTGCTGAACACATTCTACACATAACAGCAGTCTACGGTATTATTGTTGCTTTATTTGGGTATTTTTTCTCTGACATATTAATGGCCTGGTTTACAGATGATCAACAACTTATCACTATGGGGACTGAATATATTAGAATTATATTAATCGGTGCGATAGCACTCTTTATCCCTATGATTGGTAATAATATTTTGCGTGGTGAAGGAAATACCTTCCTACCAATGATCACTATGCTGATCGGTTCTGTTATAAATATTGTACTTGACCCTTTTTTAATCTTTGGAATTGGCTTTTTCCCCAGAATGGGTGTTAGCGGGGCTGCCCTGGCAACAGTTTTTTCCAGGGTTATTAGTGGTTCTTTTCTATTATTTATTCTCTTTAGCAATAAAAATGAATTAAAGATAAATCTAAGAAAAATGGATTTCAACTTATCTATTATTAAATCCATATATATTGTTGGCCTACCAGCTATGGTTATGCAACTGTTAGCAAGTGCTATGCTGATTGCTATCAACAAATTCATCTTAGCCCCTCATTCCGATGTTGCTATTGCAGTGGGGGGAATCTATATCAGGTTACAATCCTTTGTATTTATGCCAGTCTTTGGTTTAAATCAGGGGTATATGCCTATCATGGGCTATAATTTTGGTCACAAAAACCCTGAACGCATGAAAAAAACCATGAAAGCAGCCTTTTTGATTGCTACTGCTTTTACCTTGCTGGGTTTTTTAATTTTTCAACTCTTCCCCAAACAACTGATAATGGCCTTTAGTGAAGATACTGATTTGATAACCATGGGTACAACAGCCTTAAAAAGAATCAGCCTGGCTTTTCCCATAATTGGCATTTCAATTATTATCTCTACTACCTTTCAGTCACTTGGTAGTGGTCTTCCTAGCCTTCTATTGTCGATTATAAGACAAATAATAATCCTACTACCTGTCATGTACTACTTAGGTCAATGGTTTGGCTTTAACAAGATCTGGTATGCCTTTCCCCTATCAGAATTCATTAGTTTAATTCTGGGAGCAGGTTGGCTGTATTTTAGATTAAAAAAAGTTTTCTCCTACCTTAGAGAGTGA
- a CDS encoding sigma 54-interacting transcriptional regulator — MADPVNLIRTIEDRCHECYACVRNCPAKAVRVKDGQAEVLGDRCIHCGNCVRVCSQGAKKVRDETAEVRKLLAAGERVIAGIAPSFPSYEVEGVFTADDWIAMLYSIGFAEVYEVAWGAQLIIEEYSKLLKTKADKPLISSACPVIVNLIQKHYPQLVENLVPIVSPMMALYRYIKLIEGPDAKVVMIGPCLAKKGEFNDLKDCFVLTFSEINSLKGFKVPESKEKDLDTAVSRVIQPTDEARALPLAGGLLTAVSSNYDRSINSFLKVEGSQKVFELFNSLLDKEISPEFVDILFCDGCINGVDLAQGNYFKKERAVDDYINNQALDRTGVYSWDKIGLLDLSTSFQIDYKELDQPLEKEIWRILAQTGKYDESDLLDCGACGYSSCREKAVAVYQGLAEVEMCLPYLLSEKRTEIKRVQELNRELDTLINTSYDGMIMVNKKGEIERVNEAYLSLLGLSKEEILHKNVLQLEEERYIYPSVSRLCLREKREITLIQNTKNGQRLLTTGSPLLDNAGDVLHVVANTRNLSELNKLNESSNEKEKLREYLQGDINHDNDDNLGHIIANSVIMENILNLARKISNTDSSVLLMGESGVGKEVIARYIHEQSQARDVLVKINCAAIPESLLESELFGYETGAFSGAKREGKQGLIEKADGGTLFLDEIGEMPLNMQAKLLQVLQEHSLTRIGGIEAIKVDFRLITATNKNLKEMVEKNCFREDLYYRLNVVPITIPPLRKRPEDILALVRYFLNLFNNKYGKDIKLNDDLSELLLDYDWPGNVREVANLLERVVVTADGGLIDKDFLERFIEFERINSDTEVEIKGIIPLQDAVSQLEKKLLILAREKGKTTYDMAEMLGVNQSTIVRKLKKYFS, encoded by the coding sequence ATGGCAGATCCAGTCAATTTAATTCGGACTATTGAAGATAGATGTCATGAGTGTTATGCCTGTGTCAGGAATTGCCCTGCCAAGGCAGTTAGGGTTAAAGATGGTCAAGCTGAGGTTTTAGGGGATAGATGTATTCACTGTGGAAATTGTGTTCGGGTTTGTTCACAGGGGGCCAAAAAAGTCCGTGATGAAACAGCAGAGGTAAGGAAACTGCTGGCAGCTGGGGAGAGGGTAATTGCGGGAATTGCCCCCAGTTTTCCATCATATGAAGTGGAAGGTGTTTTTACTGCAGATGACTGGATAGCTATGCTTTATTCTATTGGTTTTGCTGAGGTATATGAAGTGGCCTGGGGGGCCCAGTTAATAATTGAGGAATATAGTAAATTATTAAAGACTAAAGCTGATAAACCCCTGATTAGTTCTGCCTGCCCTGTGATAGTAAATCTTATACAAAAACATTACCCTCAACTGGTAGAAAATCTGGTGCCTATTGTTTCACCGATGATGGCTCTTTATCGTTATATTAAACTAATAGAGGGCCCTGATGCTAAGGTAGTAATGATCGGTCCATGTCTGGCAAAAAAAGGTGAGTTTAATGATCTCAAAGATTGTTTTGTCTTAACCTTTAGTGAGATTAACAGTTTAAAAGGGTTTAAAGTCCCTGAATCTAAAGAGAAAGATTTGGATACTGCTGTTTCCAGGGTGATTCAGCCTACAGATGAGGCCAGGGCTTTGCCTCTGGCAGGTGGTTTATTAACAGCTGTCAGTAGTAATTATGATCGTAGTATAAATTCTTTCCTGAAGGTTGAAGGCAGTCAAAAGGTTTTTGAATTATTTAATAGCCTGCTGGATAAAGAGATATCTCCGGAATTTGTTGATATATTATTTTGTGATGGTTGTATAAATGGTGTTGACCTTGCCCAGGGGAATTATTTTAAAAAAGAGAGGGCAGTTGATGATTATATTAATAATCAGGCCTTGGACAGGACAGGAGTCTATTCATGGGATAAGATAGGATTACTTGACCTATCAACCTCATTTCAGATTGACTATAAAGAACTTGACCAGCCTCTTGAGAAGGAAATATGGCGTATTTTAGCTCAGACTGGTAAATATGATGAGAGTGATTTACTTGATTGTGGGGCCTGTGGATATTCATCATGTAGAGAAAAGGCAGTAGCTGTTTATCAGGGATTAGCAGAGGTAGAAATGTGCCTGCCTTACCTCTTAAGTGAAAAAAGAACAGAGATAAAAAGGGTTCAGGAGCTAAACAGGGAGCTGGATACCCTTATTAATACATCATATGATGGTATGATTATGGTAAATAAGAAAGGGGAGATTGAGAGGGTAAATGAGGCCTATTTATCTTTACTTGGTCTTTCAAAAGAAGAAATACTCCATAAGAATGTCCTTCAATTGGAGGAAGAGAGATATATTTACCCTTCGGTTTCCAGGCTGTGTCTTCGGGAAAAACGGGAAATTACCTTGATACAAAATACTAAAAATGGGCAGCGATTGCTGACAACAGGCAGCCCACTGCTGGATAATGCTGGTGATGTATTACATGTTGTAGCTAATACTAGAAACCTCTCTGAATTAAATAAACTTAATGAGAGTAGTAATGAGAAAGAGAAATTAAGGGAATACCTGCAGGGAGATATAAATCATGATAATGATGATAATCTAGGTCATATAATAGCTAATTCGGTTATTATGGAGAATATTTTGAACCTGGCTAGAAAGATAAGTAATACAGATTCAAGTGTCTTACTAATGGGTGAGTCAGGGGTAGGTAAAGAGGTTATTGCCCGTTATATTCATGAACAGAGTCAGGCCAGGGATGTGCTGGTGAAAATAAATTGTGCTGCTATCCCGGAAAGCCTTCTGGAATCAGAGCTTTTTGGATATGAAACAGGGGCCTTTAGTGGTGCCAAAAGAGAAGGCAAACAGGGTTTGATAGAAAAAGCCGATGGAGGGACATTATTTCTTGATGAAATTGGAGAAATGCCTTTAAATATGCAGGCTAAGTTACTTCAGGTTTTGCAGGAACACAGCTTGACCAGGATTGGTGGGATAGAGGCTATTAAAGTAGATTTTCGTTTAATAACCGCTACTAATAAAAATCTAAAGGAAATGGTGGAGAAAAATTGTTTTCGTGAGGATTTATATTACCGTTTAAATGTTGTTCCCATAACTATTCCCCCTTTACGGAAAAGGCCTGAGGATATTCTGGCACTGGTGAGATATTTTTTGAATCTATTTAATAATAAATACGGTAAAGATATAAAACTGAATGATGACCTAAGTGAGCTCTTGTTGGATTATGATTGGCCTGGTAATGTAAGGGAAGTAGCCAATTTACTGGAAAGGGTTGTTGTTACAGCTGATGGTGGTTTGATAGATAAGGATTTTTTAGAGAGGTTTATTGAGTTTGAAAGGATTAACAGTGATACTGAAGTAGAGATTAAAGGTATTATACCTCTACAGGATGCTGTTAGCCAGCTGGAAAAGAAATTATTAATACTGGCCAGAGAAAAGGGAAAGACAACTTATGATATGGCTGAAATGCTGGGGGTGAATCAGTCTACTATTGTTCGGAAACTAAAGAAATATTTTTCTTAA